A stretch of the Janthinobacterium sp. 64 genome encodes the following:
- a CDS encoding CHAT domain-containing protein — protein METTKNLTAPMTNGFDPRIAFPEIYLEIADLIIGAGFEEIIGRTASFLLLAAQDGEGKKLFRNVTIVLPPKLATDADAASIFLALNKGAKFIRGNEFDDQEILNLKSRIRIEHCRSLATEDAIELIKSEVKERHIVAIVDASKYRSTRANISPISGITATRAEEDMWCPHVAVLAEEVISVLIGNESYAILQVNELPPTRPVNEELLNAVSHCYPIYIQSGIVEEWKVVSEAERWIGLALTGKIEEVRAEIEKLKIDQHQRIHLLAQVYSRAGCFDQLLEQIDELIRIGLKGMESSQRIQLASMVMKAGGKSQATDLIREAIIGAKDEHWIEQALEVALELQDDVLIAEADQQLASVLPNSVFLRETRDRRLILNCINTGTDQKLFPSIGWAPQHQIIFEWLSVNADSYDELFLKIKGEDPSWEELARVCSALHAHKQGNDFLAIELAQSVIQSPQYDRQAAQVLLQAVQKLMLKQSIAPSDSDFYRAPLATVVDYLSKAPHDTSVRSRLARLFSIEACGLIGLPIISALTLAKANSELGRLQNRISEEKKETSQQLIFQKETSSSNSAGLDKEFTDFFRNALQWMSEKGAAEYGVTRLPIGLVPSNVDATVRRLINILGIMAAKHGAELDIETMEKVVAVICSITHYADETKNEDLSALRILADRLADSSQYQDARNIAEQLLRLCRNDTVRCRLVWNAYGDIYHRCNNHVEALLGIACAMASSVDVDGEVLWQEVYALVRVLRDLHFFELAKEYLPLLARLLEQLGVDPHTDIRLSSLDISIRLMDTDSKDSEGIARLVADASKNCAALLGRRDNLLPAALLLAQAIGRSHSAAVPVDEKHNQVFKETVAKLDESAANFVSTFSSFTPDVKSTLALFNDVQKAMYAADTPSDYAKVTIVARRLLGRRRNGLSTDPKIVFLATELLAEQAIEMPAGIPHKTLSAEWPTQFCSSLAKENISIISAALSDDGEILLGEVDSHGERLIPQPIHANSFRQRLSNWLQKHPRRYGDANVNALEIERSIEPLELKIPAPTRLLIVAEPALQQITWNLALVQSADGFPYFLGTSTAIGTVPSLSWLSAIRSAPRTASEKYVAWISADDLAGEISPLNIAFDNLQETFKKYQFEIDSSGTIPAAASNAAIAVVVAHGGLAYDQKFIHSIRDEGKLILAPSAFARSFAGTEVVILFVCSGGRMDKHPHENTTVGMPKLLLSSGVRAVVASPWPLDSLMTFRWLDPFMSSWESGTTIIDAVKTANDCVAFKMDRNPQHCLAMTVHGDALLRKSATATTLEQGL, from the coding sequence ATGGAAACCACGAAAAATCTAACTGCCCCTATGACCAATGGATTCGACCCTCGCATTGCATTTCCTGAAATATACTTAGAGATCGCCGATTTGATCATTGGCGCAGGCTTTGAAGAGATCATCGGACGAACAGCATCCTTTCTTCTCCTAGCTGCACAGGATGGCGAGGGTAAAAAACTATTCCGAAATGTTACGATCGTGCTTCCGCCCAAACTTGCAACCGATGCAGACGCAGCGAGTATTTTTTTAGCTCTCAACAAAGGAGCTAAATTTATCAGAGGCAACGAATTCGACGATCAAGAAATATTAAATCTCAAGAGCAGAATTCGGATCGAGCATTGCAGGTCACTCGCAACTGAGGATGCAATAGAGCTGATAAAATCTGAAGTGAAAGAACGACATATTGTTGCCATAGTGGATGCGTCAAAATACCGATCTACTCGTGCAAATATTTCTCCAATTTCTGGAATCACCGCAACGCGCGCTGAGGAAGACATGTGGTGTCCGCATGTTGCTGTCCTAGCGGAGGAGGTAATCTCTGTCCTCATCGGCAATGAGTCGTACGCAATCTTACAAGTCAATGAACTACCTCCCACTCGGCCCGTAAACGAGGAATTGCTGAATGCTGTTTCACACTGCTACCCGATATATATACAAAGTGGAATAGTTGAAGAGTGGAAGGTCGTGTCAGAGGCCGAGCGTTGGATCGGATTGGCGCTTACCGGGAAAATAGAAGAAGTGCGCGCTGAAATTGAAAAACTTAAAATTGATCAACATCAACGCATTCATTTGCTCGCACAAGTGTATTCAAGAGCCGGATGCTTTGATCAGTTACTGGAGCAAATAGATGAACTGATCCGCATCGGCTTAAAGGGTATGGAAAGTTCCCAGCGCATTCAATTAGCTTCAATGGTGATGAAGGCGGGAGGAAAATCCCAAGCAACTGATCTAATTAGAGAAGCAATCATTGGAGCCAAAGACGAGCACTGGATTGAACAGGCTTTAGAGGTAGCTCTCGAACTACAAGATGATGTTTTAATTGCTGAGGCCGATCAGCAACTGGCATCAGTCCTCCCCAACTCTGTATTCTTGCGAGAGACCCGGGATCGTCGCTTAATTCTGAATTGTATAAACACGGGCACGGATCAGAAATTATTCCCTAGCATCGGATGGGCTCCGCAACACCAAATAATTTTCGAATGGCTGTCTGTCAATGCCGACAGCTATGACGAGCTATTTCTAAAAATAAAAGGGGAAGATCCCAGCTGGGAAGAATTAGCTCGCGTCTGCAGTGCGCTGCACGCACATAAGCAGGGAAACGATTTTTTAGCTATTGAACTTGCTCAGTCTGTTATCCAGTCGCCACAATATGACCGTCAAGCAGCACAAGTGCTCCTCCAGGCAGTGCAAAAACTTATGCTAAAACAATCGATTGCTCCGTCAGATTCAGACTTTTATCGCGCTCCACTTGCTACAGTCGTCGATTACCTTTCAAAAGCACCTCATGACACGTCAGTTCGTAGTCGCCTAGCCCGCCTATTTTCCATAGAGGCATGTGGTCTGATCGGACTTCCGATAATTTCCGCACTTACTCTAGCAAAGGCGAACTCGGAATTAGGCCGCCTGCAAAATCGCATCTCTGAAGAAAAAAAAGAAACGTCACAACAGCTTATTTTTCAGAAAGAAACCTCATCATCTAATAGTGCAGGTTTGGACAAAGAATTTACAGATTTCTTCAGGAACGCACTTCAATGGATGAGCGAAAAAGGCGCTGCGGAATATGGTGTTACCCGCCTTCCGATTGGGCTGGTTCCAAGCAATGTAGACGCCACAGTTAGACGTTTGATCAACATACTCGGGATTATGGCAGCGAAGCACGGCGCCGAGCTCGACATAGAGACAATGGAAAAAGTCGTCGCAGTAATTTGTTCAATCACGCACTACGCCGACGAGACAAAAAACGAAGACCTGAGCGCGCTAAGAATACTTGCAGATCGGCTGGCTGATTCCTCGCAATATCAAGATGCTCGTAATATTGCTGAGCAACTTCTTAGACTGTGTCGAAATGACACTGTCAGGTGTCGCCTTGTCTGGAACGCGTACGGGGATATCTATCATAGATGCAATAACCATGTGGAAGCTCTACTCGGTATCGCATGCGCGATGGCGAGTAGCGTCGACGTAGACGGTGAAGTACTCTGGCAAGAGGTTTATGCGTTAGTCCGGGTATTGCGCGATTTACACTTTTTTGAGCTAGCCAAGGAATATCTCCCATTGCTAGCACGACTTCTTGAACAGCTTGGGGTCGACCCACATACTGACATTCGCCTATCATCGTTGGACATAAGCATTCGCTTAATGGACACGGACTCTAAAGATTCTGAAGGGATTGCAAGACTAGTAGCTGATGCAAGTAAAAATTGTGCCGCATTGTTAGGTCGCAGGGACAATCTCCTTCCCGCTGCACTACTACTTGCTCAAGCTATTGGTAGATCTCACAGCGCTGCTGTTCCCGTTGATGAAAAACACAATCAGGTATTTAAAGAAACCGTTGCTAAGCTGGATGAAAGTGCAGCAAACTTCGTCTCAACTTTTTCAAGTTTCACACCTGATGTGAAGAGCACGCTTGCTTTATTTAATGACGTACAAAAAGCAATGTATGCCGCTGATACCCCAAGCGACTATGCAAAAGTTACTATTGTTGCGCGTAGACTGCTCGGTCGTCGACGCAACGGACTGAGTACTGACCCGAAAATTGTATTCCTTGCTACCGAACTATTGGCAGAACAAGCGATCGAAATGCCAGCTGGAATTCCACATAAAACGCTGTCAGCGGAGTGGCCAACTCAATTTTGCAGCAGCCTGGCGAAAGAAAATATCAGCATAATCAGTGCCGCTCTCAGTGACGATGGCGAGATTTTACTCGGGGAAGTGGACTCTCATGGCGAAAGACTCATTCCCCAACCAATTCACGCAAATTCCTTTCGACAACGCTTGTCAAATTGGCTCCAGAAGCACCCGCGACGTTACGGAGACGCAAATGTTAATGCTCTCGAGATCGAACGGTCTATCGAACCGCTTGAGTTGAAAATTCCTGCCCCCACCAGATTGCTCATTGTTGCAGAACCTGCCCTGCAACAAATTACGTGGAACTTGGCATTGGTACAGTCAGCAGACGGATTTCCATACTTTTTGGGAACATCCACGGCAATTGGAACTGTGCCGTCATTATCGTGGCTATCTGCCATCAGAAGTGCCCCTCGAACTGCAAGTGAAAAGTATGTTGCCTGGATCTCAGCGGACGATTTGGCGGGAGAGATTTCACCATTGAACATCGCGTTCGACAACCTTCAAGAGACATTCAAGAAATACCAATTCGAAATCGATTCAAGCGGCACTATTCCGGCAGCAGCATCCAACGCCGCAATTGCAGTTGTCGTCGCTCACGGAGGCTTGGCTTATGACCAAAAATTTATTCACTCTATTCGAGACGAAGGAAAACTGATATTGGCTCCTAGTGCGTTTGCTCGTTCTTTTGCCGGTACTGAAGTAGTCATTCTATTCGTCTGCAGCGGTGGCCGTATGGACAAGCACCCCCATGAAAACACGACCGTCGGCATGCCAAAGCTTTTGCTTTCTTCCGGAGTTCGTGCCGTAGTGGCATCCCCATGGCCGCTAGATTCGCTGATGACATTCCGCTGGCTCGACCCATTCATGTCGTCCTGGGAGTCAGGAACAACGATTATCGACGCCGTCAAAACAGCGAATGATTGTGTTGCGTTTAAGATGGACAGGAATCCACAACATTGTCTAGCAATGACTGTGCATGGGGACGCGTTGCTCAGGAAGTCCGCAACGGCCACGACTTTAGAGCAAGGGCTCTGA
- a CDS encoding AAA family ATPase, with amino-acid sequence MAEPEIDIFSQKKVSVMAPAGCGKTELITASLKHGAASKPALVLTHTNAGRAALEHRLKRAGVTASTARVATLDGWAIRVVQSFPKCSGLADRTLRVQGATADYVGIRAAALEILLAGHVSSIIQATYSRVIVDEYQDCGIPQHGMVLALANLLPTAVLGDSLQAIFNFAGPVVDWATHVTPNFPALPSLQIPWRWKRAGAPELGDWLLEVVRPALHTGQPIDLTHAPAQVEWVQLKGSPNEFPEQRLAAAKKRYANASVLLIADSANKQSQWDAAARGRAHMVEALDMKDFVEFSARFDALAEDALEKTIAFAASLMSGLSPQDLVKRTRSLESGRARTQPTHLEALALQFCIKPSFGAAAELLEKFGKSPEIYIYRPDVARLCIKALRAANTGLTFQAAAIRERERFRHIGRTMPNRAVGSTLLLKGLESDIAVILEPERMNARHLYVAMTRGSKKLVICSRQPVLIPSTRS; translated from the coding sequence ATGGCTGAACCTGAAATTGACATCTTTAGCCAGAAAAAAGTGAGCGTAATGGCGCCTGCTGGGTGCGGCAAGACCGAACTTATAACCGCTTCGCTGAAACACGGCGCAGCCTCCAAGCCTGCACTTGTGCTCACACATACAAACGCCGGCCGCGCAGCACTAGAACACCGTTTGAAACGTGCTGGAGTGACCGCGTCAACTGCTCGGGTCGCAACCTTGGATGGCTGGGCCATCCGTGTCGTTCAGAGTTTTCCAAAGTGTTCAGGTCTGGCTGACCGCACGTTACGTGTACAAGGCGCCACAGCAGACTATGTCGGCATCCGCGCGGCAGCACTTGAAATACTCCTAGCGGGGCACGTCTCCTCAATCATCCAAGCTACATATTCCCGCGTAATAGTCGATGAGTACCAAGACTGCGGAATACCGCAGCACGGCATGGTGCTAGCCTTGGCAAACCTGCTACCGACAGCAGTCCTGGGCGATTCGCTTCAGGCAATTTTCAACTTTGCGGGGCCGGTAGTCGACTGGGCCACGCACGTAACTCCGAACTTCCCAGCCTTACCTTCATTACAAATACCATGGCGATGGAAGCGCGCTGGGGCACCCGAACTTGGAGACTGGTTGTTGGAAGTAGTTCGTCCGGCTCTACATACGGGCCAGCCAATCGACCTCACCCACGCTCCGGCGCAAGTCGAATGGGTCCAGCTCAAGGGCTCACCGAACGAGTTCCCAGAACAGCGACTTGCAGCAGCCAAGAAACGATATGCGAATGCATCAGTACTTCTCATTGCAGACAGCGCGAACAAGCAAAGTCAATGGGACGCCGCAGCACGCGGTCGCGCACATATGGTCGAAGCACTCGACATGAAAGATTTCGTCGAGTTTTCCGCACGATTCGATGCGCTCGCGGAGGATGCGCTCGAAAAAACAATTGCCTTCGCCGCAAGCTTAATGAGTGGCCTCTCCCCCCAGGATTTAGTCAAACGGACGCGAAGCTTGGAGAGCGGGCGGGCGAGAACTCAGCCGACTCACCTTGAAGCATTGGCATTACAATTTTGTATAAAACCATCGTTCGGTGCAGCAGCAGAACTTCTTGAGAAGTTTGGCAAGTCGCCAGAAATATACATCTACAGACCTGACGTAGCACGCCTCTGCATTAAGGCTTTGCGGGCTGCAAACACAGGCCTCACGTTCCAAGCCGCAGCGATTCGAGAGCGCGAGCGTTTCCGACACATCGGACGAACGATGCCAAACCGCGCCGTTGGAAGCACTCTCTTACTAAAAGGTCTTGAATCCGACATAGCAGTAATTCTCGAACCAGAACGCATGAATGCTCGCCACCTTTACGTAGCCATGACTCGTGGAAGCAAGAAATTGGTAATCTGCTCAAGGCAACCTGTGCTTATTCCGAGCACGCGATCATAG
- a CDS encoding ATP-dependent nuclease, whose protein sequence is MPKIRHIEIRNFRSIKELSWFPTPGVNCLIGPGDSGKTTILDAIDACLSVRKNMEFCDADFHELDVENPIVVQVTLGALPEHLMDLDSYGEVLRAFSEEKQVIEDEPREGLEVVLTLELRVTADLETKRTLYSERTFSETYQKQLLWKDRALFAPSRIGSHSHANLSWTRNSVLTKLSETKLAVGTDLVTAARDARKAFGNRAGNQLTEVLELVTKKAVELGVDIGETAQALLDANALSFSDGAICLHAENGVPLRTLGTGSTRLILASLHREASTTASTLLVDEVEHGLEPHRLIRLLHSLGSKDEKTPPLQVFMTTHSPVVVRELSGDQLVIVRRETRGKHTTKIVGTDDAIQGVARTYPEAFLARTIVVCEGASEVGLLRGVDRYYASQGKPSAYASATAFVDAGGRSPEHILRKAGVFAKWGYSTLAFLDSDVAIDDWDVDIAEAEGVEVHTWEGKLALEEALFTLLPDCAIDALITLAIELNSEDLVAGALEAVSSGTLTLAYVLSLVGGDAAYSDDERAILGKAAKLTTKDTKTAPGRKGWFKSITKMERVGADVLGPNLADSDVKLKDVMQALFAHAHG, encoded by the coding sequence GTGCCAAAGATTCGACACATTGAAATTCGAAATTTTAGGAGTATTAAAGAACTTTCCTGGTTCCCTACCCCTGGAGTCAACTGCCTAATCGGCCCAGGCGACAGCGGGAAGACAACCATTTTAGACGCCATTGATGCCTGCTTATCTGTCAGGAAAAACATGGAATTTTGTGACGCCGACTTTCACGAGTTGGATGTCGAGAATCCCATCGTAGTCCAAGTTACCCTCGGCGCCTTGCCTGAGCACTTAATGGACTTAGATTCCTATGGTGAAGTCCTTAGAGCGTTCAGCGAGGAAAAGCAGGTAATTGAAGATGAGCCGCGAGAGGGGCTTGAAGTTGTTCTCACGCTGGAACTTCGCGTCACGGCGGACCTTGAAACCAAACGTACGCTCTACTCCGAGCGCACATTTTCTGAGACTTATCAAAAGCAGTTGCTATGGAAGGATCGCGCACTGTTTGCGCCTAGTCGCATTGGGAGCCACTCCCACGCAAACCTTTCATGGACGCGTAACTCAGTACTCACAAAGCTGTCAGAAACGAAACTAGCCGTTGGAACGGACTTAGTTACTGCCGCGCGTGATGCGAGAAAAGCTTTCGGCAACCGAGCTGGCAACCAACTAACTGAAGTCCTTGAACTCGTCACAAAGAAGGCTGTGGAACTAGGCGTCGACATTGGTGAAACTGCACAAGCGCTCTTGGACGCTAACGCACTTTCTTTCTCCGACGGCGCCATTTGCCTCCATGCTGAAAACGGCGTTCCGTTGCGAACCCTAGGTACTGGCTCGACACGACTGATTTTGGCGAGCCTCCACAGGGAAGCCTCGACTACGGCAAGCACCCTTCTAGTCGATGAAGTAGAGCATGGGCTGGAACCCCACCGGCTTATTCGTCTGTTGCACTCGCTAGGGTCAAAAGACGAAAAAACGCCGCCACTGCAAGTCTTCATGACAACCCATTCACCCGTTGTAGTCCGGGAGCTGAGCGGCGACCAACTTGTCATCGTTCGCAGGGAGACACGTGGAAAACATACTACCAAGATTGTGGGTACCGACGACGCGATTCAGGGAGTGGCTAGAACATATCCAGAGGCATTCCTCGCACGTACAATAGTGGTGTGCGAAGGAGCGAGCGAAGTGGGTCTCCTTAGGGGTGTCGATCGATACTATGCGTCCCAAGGGAAGCCCTCAGCATACGCGTCAGCAACGGCCTTTGTTGATGCCGGCGGTCGATCGCCAGAACATATTCTGCGGAAAGCCGGTGTCTTCGCTAAATGGGGCTACAGTACTCTTGCATTTCTCGACAGCGATGTAGCAATCGACGACTGGGACGTCGACATCGCCGAAGCCGAAGGGGTTGAAGTTCATACTTGGGAGGGGAAGCTTGCCCTCGAAGAAGCATTATTCACCTTGCTACCGGACTGCGCCATTGACGCGTTGATAACCCTAGCGATAGAACTGAATTCGGAAGATTTGGTTGCAGGAGCTCTTGAAGCGGTATCTTCCGGAACACTTACCCTCGCCTATGTGCTGAGTCTGGTGGGCGGAGATGCAGCCTACTCCGACGATGAACGAGCTATCTTGGGAAAAGCAGCAAAACTCACGACTAAAGATACCAAAACGGCTCCGGGTCGGAAAGGCTGGTTCAAGTCAATAACAAAGATGGAACGGGTCGGCGCCGATGTACTCGGCCCTAATTTGGCTGACTCCGATGTTAAATTGAAGGATGTCATGCAAGCACTTTTTGCCCACGCACATGGCTGA
- a CDS encoding DUF3606 domain-containing protein, whose translation MSDDLTKRGPQDASKVNIHEEWELAYWSKKFGVTKEKLIQAVKAVGVGAAAVGKHLGHNG comes from the coding sequence ATGTCTGATGATCTGACTAAGCGAGGCCCGCAAGACGCATCAAAAGTTAATATTCATGAAGAATGGGAGTTGGCCTACTGGAGCAAAAAGTTCGGCGTAACTAAGGAGAAATTGATCCAAGCAGTTAAAGCAGTGGGTGTAGGTGCCGCTGCCGTGGGTAAGCACCTCGGTCACAACGGCTAA
- a CDS encoding zinc ribbon domain-containing protein produces the protein MHRAILDQGWDEFRQQLAYKMEWSGGTLLATPPYHTGQTCPA, from the coding sequence CTGCACCGTGCCATTCTAGACCAGGGCTGGGACGAGTTCAGGCAGCAACTCGCCTACAAGATGGAATGGAGCGGCGGCACGTTGCTGGCCACGCCACCGTACCACACCGGCCAGACGTGTCCGGCTTAG
- a CDS encoding ComEC/Rec2 family competence protein, translated as MLKKVRTRFRAYQLGCAGASYSYYADGHFTLIEAVITELNQVQLLDELRICGRTRIDTLHITSWDQDHCSQSGLRWVLENLQPSKIEYPGYEHPSACSRECREIIREYGTRRRQTRVKTQAIDPPFIASLDKNEGPGYTNIFYHPKELQPGSNDNSTIKFFRSGSFSVLSLGDVESPNISSMIRRSNTVKRETDVLILAHHGADNGFTTKKFLEEVNPAIAICTSNYKNQHDHPNQEIRDLLYELDIRLLTTKTGDVIVESINGHEKDYQVTNLCSDSTKVSSKYKYVARKAHLLSMNADTIRNTLHPTNRGPKR; from the coding sequence ATGTTAAAGAAGGTCAGAACACGGTTTCGTGCCTATCAGCTAGGATGCGCTGGCGCATCCTATTCGTATTATGCGGACGGGCACTTCACGTTGATTGAAGCCGTCATCACTGAGCTCAACCAAGTTCAACTTCTGGATGAGCTGCGTATCTGCGGGCGTACCCGAATTGATACGCTGCACATTACCAGCTGGGACCAAGATCACTGCAGCCAATCAGGTCTGCGGTGGGTTCTCGAAAATCTGCAACCATCCAAAATTGAGTATCCTGGCTACGAACATCCATCAGCCTGTTCAAGAGAGTGTCGAGAAATCATCCGCGAGTACGGCACCCGTCGCCGTCAAACGCGCGTGAAAACGCAAGCGATTGACCCACCCTTTATAGCCAGTCTGGATAAGAATGAAGGTCCCGGCTACACGAATATTTTCTATCACCCGAAAGAACTGCAGCCAGGCTCCAACGATAACTCCACAATCAAATTCTTCCGTTCTGGTTCGTTCAGCGTACTTAGCTTGGGCGACGTGGAATCGCCAAACATCTCTTCAATGATCCGGCGTTCCAATACGGTAAAACGCGAGACCGACGTGCTCATTCTCGCGCATCATGGCGCCGACAACGGATTCACGACGAAGAAATTTCTTGAAGAGGTCAACCCTGCAATCGCCATTTGCACGAGTAACTACAAGAACCAGCACGACCATCCTAACCAGGAGATTCGTGATCTCCTGTATGAACTCGACATCCGACTCTTAACGACAAAGACCGGTGACGTTATCGTGGAGTCCATTAACGGCCACGAGAAGGATTACCAAGTCACGAACTTATGTTCGGACTCCACAAAAGTCTCATCCAAGTACAAGTACGTCGCACGAAAGGCCCACCTTTTGAGCATGAACGCGGATACGATTCGAAACACACTGCATCCGACGAACCGCGGGCCTAAACGCTGA
- a CDS encoding patatin-like phospholipase family protein has translation MAEKIALALSGGGVRAMVFHMGVLRFLAERNMLERVAELSTVSGGSLLVGLIFSKSGMRWPTSAEYISLTHPKIKTTLTRNDAQVATIARALLPKNWRFWLARPNILARTFFRDWKVKGTLGDLPYLPIWSINCTTAETGKRFRFKERELGDRVVGYADAAKFPLASAMAISAAFPVGFGPFSLDARRFSWTARPSGLAHSQKNIHPLFKTLHLYDGGVYDNLGLESFYDIGTGKAEGDYRIILSDAGAPLERGFGLWALNPLRVKRLMDVMMDQNRALRVRGFVDYVINSKRAGYLGISRSKNLKKALVREPIGYSWLSDDQAQYVSNFPTSLSQISDEDFGIIERHGYETARLTDSAFPYLQAE, from the coding sequence ATGGCTGAAAAGATAGCGTTGGCATTGTCCGGAGGTGGGGTACGAGCGATGGTCTTTCACATGGGCGTCCTTCGGTTTCTCGCTGAGCGCAATATGCTTGAACGTGTTGCGGAGCTCTCCACGGTGTCTGGTGGCAGTTTGCTTGTCGGCCTCATCTTTTCAAAATCGGGAATGCGTTGGCCAACTTCTGCCGAATATATCTCGCTCACACACCCCAAGATCAAAACCACGTTAACGCGTAATGACGCCCAAGTGGCCACTATAGCTCGCGCGCTTTTGCCAAAGAATTGGCGCTTCTGGCTTGCACGCCCCAACATTTTGGCGAGAACCTTCTTTCGGGACTGGAAGGTAAAGGGAACCCTTGGCGACCTACCATATCTCCCAATCTGGTCAATCAACTGCACTACAGCAGAGACTGGCAAGCGATTTCGCTTTAAAGAACGCGAGCTTGGTGACCGCGTCGTTGGATACGCAGACGCCGCAAAGTTCCCCCTCGCTTCTGCGATGGCAATTTCTGCTGCCTTCCCAGTTGGTTTTGGACCTTTTAGTCTGGATGCTCGGCGGTTCTCCTGGACGGCCCGTCCGTCAGGTCTGGCGCATAGCCAAAAGAATATCCATCCGCTTTTTAAGACGCTGCATCTATACGATGGCGGCGTATACGATAATCTCGGACTCGAGTCATTTTACGACATTGGCACAGGCAAGGCTGAGGGCGACTATCGGATTATTCTTTCGGACGCTGGTGCACCTTTAGAACGCGGCTTCGGCTTATGGGCCCTGAACCCGTTACGTGTAAAACGTCTGATGGACGTGATGATGGACCAGAACCGCGCGCTACGGGTAAGAGGCTTTGTGGATTATGTTATTAATAGCAAACGTGCCGGATACTTAGGAATTTCACGTTCAAAGAACTTGAAGAAAGCGCTCGTGCGTGAACCGATTGGCTACAGCTGGCTCAGTGACGATCAAGCGCAGTACGTCAGCAATTTTCCAACATCGTTGAGCCAGATATCCGACGAGGACTTCGGCATCATCGAGCGACATGGTTACGAAACAGCGCGCCTCACTGACAGTGCGTTCCCATACCTTCAGGCTGAATGA